In the genome of Apodemus sylvaticus chromosome 2, mApoSyl1.1, whole genome shotgun sequence, one region contains:
- the LOC127677714 gene encoding taste receptor type 2 member 125-like: MGIGIEIIWAATVIVQFIIGNFANGFIALVNIIDWVKRRKISLLDQIITALAISRIDLLCSTFFITLISLLNPDFKMAVKIIRINNNTWIVANHFSIWLATCLSIFYFLKIANFSNYIFLYLRWRFKKVVSMTLMLSLIFLLLNILVMNIHIDIWSDYSKGNLSFSLRSNSCTQFFRLAVLINTMFTFIPFTMALLAFLLLIFSLWRHLKNMQSHAKDSKDPSTTAHIKALHMVVAFLLFYTVFFSSLAIQMWTSASEDKNVLFYATILITFPSVHSCILILRNSKLRQASLLVLKWLLCKSKDVQTLIP, translated from the coding sequence ATGGGTATTGGCATAGAGATCATATGGGCAGCTACTGTCATTGTGCAATTCATAATTGGGAATTTTGCAAATGGATTCATAGCTCTGGTGAACATCATAGACTgggtgaagagaagaaaaatctcTTTACTGGATCAGATAATTACTGCTTTGGCAATCTCCAGGATAGATCTGTTGTGTTCAACATTCTTCATTACACTAATATCCTTACTTAATCCAGATTTTAAAATGGCTGTGAAAATCATCCGAATAAATAACAACACCTGGATTGTTGCAAATCATTTCAGCATCTGGCTTGCTACATGTCTCagcatcttttattttctcaagatAGCCAATTTTTCTAACTATATTTTTCTCTACTTAAGATGGAGATTTAAAAAAGTGGTTTCCATGACATTAATGCTctctctgatcttcctgcttttgaATATTTTAGTAATGAACATACATATTGATATCTGGAGTGATTACTCCAAAGGAAACCTTTCTTTTAGTTTGAGATCAAATAGTTGTACTCAATTTTTCAGACTTGCTGTTTTAATCAACACAATGTTCACATTCATCCCCTTCACTATGGCCCTGTTGGCTTTTCTGCTTCTCATTTTCTCCTTGTGGAGACACCTGAAGAACATGCAGTCCCATGCTAAAGATTCAAAAGACCCCAGCACTACAGCCCATATAAAGGCCTTGCACATGGTGGTAGCCTTTCTCCTGTTCTACACAGTTTTCTTTTCATCTCTTGCCATACAAATGTGGACCTCTGCGTCTGAAGATAAAAACGTTCTGTTTTATGCCACTATTTTAATTACGTTCCCTTCAGTCCATTCATGTATCCTGATTCTGAGAAACAGTAAGCTGAGGCAGGCATCTCTTTTGGTGCTGAAGTGGCTGCTGTGCAAGTCCAAAGATGTACAGACTTTGATTCCTTGA